In Wenyingzhuangia fucanilytica, the following are encoded in one genomic region:
- the gldM gene encoding gliding motility protein GldM, producing MAGAKLSPRQKMINLMYLVLLALLAMQVSVEVMEAFSKMYERSEDAIEQGIEKNKATLADLQQLSKENPAQYAEIFQTATKVESLSKDFIAEIGVLKNKIKEANPVDPETGELPAKEMGKGDLMDEFLFVGGKNNKAGDKFVAAVDTYREEMLKLISAYPNIVNQINASFETKPTKVNGANKSWLDYNFKGIPTIGTIAILSSMESTVLNIENETLTNFVSGRLKKATSANNLKALVIPSKTAFFEGEKFEGEVLLASRDDSKVPNKVVINGKTLDLNDTKVFNNGVVSLALPSGKVGENTIVGEFTFIENGKEVKIPVNSNYAVVPKPSGAVISADKMNVVYRGIENPITISMAGINANKINASATGLRRVSGSSYILRPGGGTSVQINVTGTTDSGETIKSAPVTFRIKDIPAPMASIRGEYGSISMPKTSLAKSSVAAGLPDFVFDLKLNVLSFKVKVPGKTTVIVNGDRMNAQAQKAIASASRGDIVTIFGIRAGIVGNSSYKLKEVLPISVEISN from the coding sequence ATGGCAGGAGCAAAATTAAGCCCTAGGCAGAAAATGATTAACCTTATGTACTTGGTATTGCTAGCATTATTAGCAATGCAAGTATCTGTTGAGGTTATGGAAGCATTTTCTAAAATGTACGAAAGATCTGAAGATGCAATAGAACAAGGAATTGAAAAAAACAAAGCGACTTTAGCTGATTTACAACAGTTGAGTAAAGAGAATCCAGCACAATATGCTGAGATTTTCCAAACAGCTACTAAAGTAGAATCTTTGTCTAAAGATTTTATTGCAGAAATAGGAGTCTTAAAAAACAAGATTAAAGAAGCCAATCCGGTTGATCCAGAAACAGGTGAGTTACCTGCAAAGGAAATGGGTAAAGGTGATTTAATGGATGAATTTTTATTTGTAGGTGGTAAAAACAATAAAGCAGGAGATAAATTTGTAGCTGCAGTTGATACTTATAGAGAAGAAATGTTAAAATTAATCTCAGCCTATCCAAATATTGTTAATCAAATCAACGCTAGTTTTGAGACAAAACCTACAAAGGTTAATGGAGCAAATAAATCTTGGTTAGATTATAATTTTAAAGGAATTCCAACTATCGGTACCATTGCTATTTTGTCTAGTATGGAAAGTACTGTGTTGAATATAGAAAACGAAACTTTAACAAATTTTGTTTCTGGAAGGTTAAAAAAAGCAACTTCTGCTAATAATTTAAAAGCATTAGTAATACCAAGTAAGACTGCTTTTTTTGAAGGTGAAAAATTTGAAGGAGAGGTTTTGTTAGCTAGTAGAGATGACTCAAAAGTTCCTAATAAAGTTGTAATCAATGGTAAAACATTAGATTTAAACGATACAAAGGTTTTTAACAATGGGGTAGTTTCATTAGCATTACCATCGGGTAAAGTTGGAGAAAATACGATTGTTGGTGAATTTACGTTTATAGAAAACGGGAAAGAAGTTAAAATACCTGTAAACAGTAATTATGCAGTAGTGCCAAAACCAAGTGGAGCGGTTATTTCTGCAGATAAAATGAATGTGGTGTATAGAGGAATTGAAAACCCTATTACCATTTCTATGGCAGGAATTAATGCTAATAAAATTAATGCTAGTGCAACAGGATTAAGAAGAGTTAGTGGATCTAGTTATATATTAAGACCAGGTGGAGGAACATCTGTACAGATTAATGTAACAGGAACAACAGACTCTGGAGAAACAATTAAATCTGCACCTGTAACGTTTAGAATTAAAGATATTCCTGCTCCAATGGCTAGTATCCGTGGAGAGTATGGATCTATTAGTATGCCAAAAACAAGTTTAGCAAAATCATCTGTAGCAGCTGGTTTACCTGATTTTGTTTTTGATTTAAAATTAAATGTGTTAAGCTTTAAAGTAAAAGTGCCAGGAAAAACAACAGTGATTGTTAATGGTGATAGAATGAATGCTCAAGCACAAAAAGCAATAGCATCTGCAAGTAGAGGAGATATTGTTACTATCTTTGGTATTAGAGCCGGAATAGTAGGAAACTCATCTTATAAACTTAAAGAGGTGTTGCCAATCAGTGTAGAAATTTCTAATTAA
- the gldL gene encoding gliding motility protein GldL, protein MDLNSTGFKKFMAMAYGLGGAVVILGALFKLMHWPHSSEMLVIGLGTEAVIFVISAFEPLPKEELDWALVYPELTGSGSSSKKKKEETPEGVLTKKIDEMLAASNLDANVINKLTTSMNNLSDAAKQIGESSGSVADTSKYNKEINAAANHLEKINAMYATQEDSMNKVQSAQMEVLSNQTKLVNSVSEKSEELTRQMESLSKNIASLNSVYGGMLSAMGNK, encoded by the coding sequence ATGGATTTAAACTCAACAGGATTTAAGAAATTTATGGCAATGGCTTATGGTTTAGGAGGAGCAGTTGTTATTTTGGGAGCTTTATTTAAATTAATGCATTGGCCACATTCTAGTGAAATGTTAGTCATTGGTTTAGGAACGGAAGCTGTTATTTTTGTGATTTCTGCCTTTGAACCATTACCCAAAGAAGAATTAGATTGGGCATTGGTATATCCTGAATTAACTGGTAGTGGAAGTTCATCAAAAAAGAAAAAAGAAGAGACTCCAGAAGGGGTGTTGACTAAAAAAATAGATGAAATGTTGGCTGCTTCTAACTTAGATGCAAATGTCATTAACAAGTTAACAACAAGTATGAACAATCTTTCTGATGCTGCTAAACAAATTGGAGAAAGTTCAGGTTCTGTTGCAGATACTAGTAAATACAACAAAGAAATAAATGCAGCAGCTAATCATTTAGAAAAGATTAATGCTATGTATGCTACTCAAGAAGATAGCATGAACAAAGTACAATCTGCTCAAATGGAAGTATTAAGTAACCAAACCAAATTGGTAAACTCTGTATCTGAAAAATCTGAAGAATTAACTAGACAAATGGAAAGTTTGTCTAAAAATATTGCTTCTTTAAACAGCGTTTATGGAGGTATGTTATCAGCAATGGGAAATAAATAA
- the gldK gene encoding gliding motility lipoprotein GldK, giving the protein MKKILFLSIVYITLVSCSGFGDKGELVGATSENPWFAEKPFGMVLVPGGSFTMGKTEENRWGGFEMPPRSVAVKEFFMDDTEITNSEYKEFVYWVRDSIVRSELANYAEGFSGLGDKSDFGIADYKYIDAEADADPDKYTPYQNYMLKTYGTIKQNHKGTLPLNWEVPLYWKTDEYPDEGYAEVMDQLYLPQEDVGGMKVFDVTLLKYSYIANTKQNKVNIAKKNNYAEVDINVYPDTTVWAKDFEYSHNDVMVDNYFWHAAFEEYPVVGVSWNQAKAFCNWRTKKKDDFLRTIGSGVQVPTFRLPTEAEWEFAARGGIENGKFPWGGPYVTDRNGYYLANFKPKRNNFAADGFTYTVEAKSFKANDYGLYNMAGNVSEWTSTAYNTTAAYITSSLNADVDDPANKRKVIRGGSWKDIAYFLEVSTRDYEYADSAKSYIGFRTVQDYLGDAKWGGLDY; this is encoded by the coding sequence ATGAAGAAAATACTGTTCTTATCCATAGTATACATTACGCTAGTAAGCTGTAGTGGGTTTGGAGATAAAGGAGAACTTGTAGGAGCAACATCTGAAAATCCATGGTTTGCTGAAAAGCCTTTTGGAATGGTATTAGTACCTGGAGGTTCTTTTACAATGGGGAAAACAGAAGAAAACAGATGGGGTGGATTTGAAATGCCTCCTAGAAGTGTTGCTGTTAAAGAGTTTTTTATGGATGATACTGAAATAACCAATAGCGAATATAAAGAGTTTGTGTATTGGGTTAGAGATTCTATCGTGAGATCAGAATTGGCTAATTATGCAGAAGGTTTTTCAGGTTTAGGGGATAAATCCGATTTTGGTATTGCAGATTATAAATATATAGATGCAGAGGCTGATGCCGATCCTGATAAGTATACCCCTTATCAAAATTATATGTTAAAGACCTATGGAACAATAAAACAAAACCATAAAGGAACACTGCCTTTAAATTGGGAAGTTCCTTTATATTGGAAAACTGATGAATATCCAGACGAAGGATATGCCGAGGTTATGGATCAATTGTATTTACCGCAAGAAGATGTGGGTGGAATGAAGGTGTTTGATGTTACGCTGTTAAAATACTCTTATATAGCCAACACAAAACAAAATAAGGTTAACATTGCTAAAAAGAATAACTATGCTGAGGTAGACATAAATGTTTATCCAGATACTACGGTATGGGCAAAAGATTTTGAGTATTCTCATAACGATGTTATGGTTGATAATTATTTTTGGCATGCTGCTTTTGAAGAATATCCAGTAGTTGGAGTTTCTTGGAATCAGGCTAAAGCTTTCTGTAATTGGAGAACAAAAAAGAAAGATGATTTTTTAAGAACGATAGGTTCTGGTGTACAAGTTCCGACTTTTAGATTACCTACTGAAGCAGAATGGGAGTTTGCTGCCAGAGGTGGAATTGAAAACGGAAAATTTCCTTGGGGAGGTCCTTATGTAACTGATAGAAATGGTTATTACTTGGCCAATTTTAAACCTAAAAGAAATAATTTTGCTGCAGATGGATTTACCTACACTGTAGAAGCAAAATCTTTTAAGGCTAATGATTATGGTTTGTATAACATGGCCGGAAACGTTTCGGAATGGACATCAACAGCCTATAATACTACAGCAGCCTATATTACAAGTTCTTTAAATGCAGATGTTGATGATCCTGCAAATAAGAGAAAAGTAATAAGAGGAGGTTCTTGGAAAGATATCGCTTATTTTTTAGAAGTAAGTACAAGAGATTATGAATATGCAGATTCTGCAAAAAGTTATATAGGGTTTAGAACCGTACAGGATTACTTAGGTGATGCTAAATGGGGAGGACTTGATTATTAA
- a CDS encoding formimidoylglutamase — protein sequence MIQDFFTPISAEVLSFKETSKEMLGCQLVKHTKELGFPDLDKVNLAFFDVREERGAVGNEGTGIGADDIRKQLYQLYTGNWGVSIVDLGTILPGNEIKDTYYAVQETVDFLLKRNVLPIIIGGGQDLIYANYRGYNQLDQAVNLAVASPKFSFGNIEDDLNSNSYLSKIILEQPCNLFNYANLGFQTYYNAQEEISLIEGLSFEAFRVGALKDIAVVEPVMRDADIVAIDMGVVRCSEAPANGNANPNGLYGDDICAIARYAGISDKVTSFGIYEYNKLFDVNHQTSKLISQVIWYFIEGYSLRTNDYPYGSKDSYLKYLVPFENEVISFYQSDKSQRWWMQVDIPTQSKYKRHVLVPCSYDDYLNTIEQKVPERWFNVHRKIS from the coding sequence ATGATTCAAGATTTTTTTACACCGATATCTGCTGAAGTACTTTCTTTTAAGGAGACTTCTAAGGAAATGTTGGGTTGCCAATTAGTGAAGCATACAAAAGAGTTGGGTTTTCCTGATTTGGACAAAGTAAACTTGGCTTTTTTTGATGTTAGAGAGGAGAGAGGTGCTGTAGGTAATGAGGGAACAGGCATTGGTGCTGATGATATTCGTAAACAATTGTATCAATTATATACAGGGAATTGGGGTGTTTCAATTGTGGATTTGGGAACCATTTTACCAGGTAATGAAATAAAAGATACCTATTACGCTGTTCAAGAAACGGTTGATTTTTTGTTAAAAAGAAACGTATTGCCAATCATTATTGGAGGTGGGCAAGATTTGATTTATGCCAATTATAGAGGATATAATCAATTAGATCAAGCGGTAAATTTAGCAGTTGCAAGTCCAAAATTTAGTTTTGGAAATATAGAAGATGATTTAAACTCAAACTCATATTTAAGTAAAATCATTTTAGAACAACCTTGTAACTTGTTCAATTACGCTAATTTAGGATTTCAAACCTATTACAACGCTCAAGAGGAAATTTCTTTAATAGAAGGTTTGTCTTTTGAAGCATTTAGAGTTGGAGCCTTAAAAGATATTGCCGTTGTTGAGCCAGTAATGAGAGATGCGGATATTGTGGCTATTGATATGGGTGTAGTAAGATGTAGTGAAGCACCAGCAAACGGAAATGCTAATCCAAATGGATTATATGGAGATGATATTTGTGCAATTGCTAGGTATGCAGGAATTAGTGATAAAGTAACCTCTTTTGGGATATATGAGTACAACAAACTATTTGATGTAAATCATCAAACAAGTAAGTTAATTTCTCAAGTAATTTGGTATTTTATCGAGGGTTATTCATTAAGAACAAATGATTACCCATATGGTTCAAAAGATAGTTATTTAAAATATTTAGTCCCTTTTGAAAATGAAGTGATTAGTTTTTATCAAAGTGATAAAAGTCAAAGATGGTGGATGCAGGTTGATATCCCTACACAATCCAAATATAAAAGACATGTATTGGTGCCTTGTTCCTATGATGATTATTTAAACACCATAGAACAAAAAGTGCCAGAAAGATGGTTTAATGTACATAGAAAGATATCATAG
- the topA gene encoding type I DNA topoisomerase, which translates to MANNLVIVESPAKAKTIEKFLGKDFQVESSFGHIADLPSNGLGIDVDGDFSPTYLVSDDKKAVVKKLKSLAKKAETVWLASDEDREGEAIAWHLKEQLKLNDDNTKRIVFHEITKSAILKAVENPRKINYNLVDAQQARRVLDRIVGYELSPVLWRKVKAGLSAGRVQSVAVRLIVERERSILEFVSEASYKVVAEFYNDEGKSFKATLPKAFETREKAEAFLKQCIGAEFKIADLTTKPAKKSPAAPFTTSTLQQEAARKLGFSVSKTMTVAQRLYEAGIITYMRTDSVNLSDEAKKAAADEITASYGAEFSKPRNYNTKSKGAQEAHEAIRPTDMTRHEINEEYDQNRLYDLIWKRTLASQMSDAQLERTNVKIENNKNTKVFTANGEMIKFEGFLKVYLEGNDNEDEEQDGMLPRLTVGDVLEHEYITATQRFTKAPYRFTEASLVKQLEELGIGRPSTYAPTISTVLRRGYVEKGTVEGEERAYEQFVLKNDKVASKTLTEKVGSDKGKLVPTDIGNIVNDFLVAHFEKILDYGFTAKVEAQFDEIAEGNEEWIGMIKDFYKGFHTNVKDVAENADRESGERILGKHPESGKTVLVRLGKFGPLAQIGGPDDEEKEFASLLKEQNLGTVTLDEVLDLFLLPKNLGEYKGEEAVVSNGRFGPYIKYGAMYVSLDRGEDPMSVDFDRAVELIEAKIKADAPIAEYENLPVQKGVGRFGPFIKWNNIFINVNKKYDFDNLTYDDIVELIEVKKQKEIDKVVHNWEEEGIRVEKARWGRHNIIKGKTKIELAKTIDAPALTLEEVKDIIEKNAPKKKTRAKKAPVKKTTKKK; encoded by the coding sequence ATGGCGAATAATCTGGTAATAGTAGAGTCACCTGCAAAGGCAAAGACAATAGAGAAGTTTTTAGGAAAGGATTTTCAAGTGGAGTCTAGTTTTGGGCACATTGCAGATTTACCGTCAAACGGATTGGGAATTGATGTTGATGGAGATTTTTCACCAACATATTTGGTTTCGGATGATAAAAAAGCGGTAGTCAAAAAATTAAAATCTTTAGCAAAAAAAGCAGAAACTGTTTGGCTAGCGAGTGATGAGGACCGTGAAGGAGAAGCTATTGCTTGGCATTTAAAAGAACAACTTAAATTAAATGATGATAATACAAAACGTATTGTTTTTCATGAAATTACCAAATCAGCTATTTTAAAAGCGGTAGAAAACCCAAGAAAAATTAACTATAATTTAGTTGATGCTCAGCAAGCACGTAGAGTGTTAGATAGAATTGTAGGATACGAATTGTCTCCTGTTTTATGGAGAAAAGTAAAAGCAGGGTTATCTGCAGGTAGAGTACAATCGGTTGCGGTACGTTTAATTGTAGAAAGAGAACGTAGTATTTTAGAATTTGTAAGTGAGGCAAGCTATAAGGTTGTTGCTGAGTTTTATAACGATGAAGGAAAAAGTTTTAAGGCTACTTTGCCAAAAGCTTTTGAAACAAGAGAAAAAGCCGAAGCGTTTTTAAAACAATGTATAGGTGCAGAATTTAAAATTGCAGATTTAACAACCAAACCTGCAAAAAAATCTCCAGCAGCACCATTTACCACTTCAACTTTACAACAAGAGGCGGCAAGAAAATTAGGGTTTTCTGTATCAAAAACCATGACAGTTGCGCAACGTTTATACGAAGCCGGGATTATTACTTACATGAGAACAGATAGTGTAAACTTATCTGATGAGGCTAAAAAAGCAGCAGCTGATGAAATTACAGCATCTTATGGAGCAGAGTTTAGCAAGCCAAGAAATTACAATACCAAATCTAAAGGAGCACAAGAAGCGCACGAAGCGATTCGTCCAACAGATATGACACGTCATGAAATCAATGAAGAATACGATCAAAATAGATTGTATGATTTGATTTGGAAAAGAACTTTGGCTTCTCAAATGAGTGATGCACAATTGGAACGTACTAACGTTAAAATTGAAAATAATAAAAACACAAAAGTTTTCACTGCAAACGGTGAAATGATCAAGTTTGAAGGTTTCTTAAAAGTGTATTTAGAAGGAAACGATAACGAAGATGAAGAGCAAGATGGAATGTTACCACGTTTAACAGTAGGTGATGTTTTAGAGCACGAATATATTACCGCTACACAGCGTTTTACTAAAGCTCCATATAGGTTTACAGAAGCATCTTTGGTAAAGCAATTAGAAGAATTAGGAATTGGACGTCCGTCAACGTATGCTCCAACTATTTCTACTGTTTTACGTAGAGGTTATGTAGAAAAAGGAACTGTTGAGGGAGAAGAAAGAGCTTATGAGCAATTTGTCTTAAAAAATGATAAAGTTGCTTCAAAAACTTTAACAGAAAAAGTAGGTTCTGATAAAGGAAAATTGGTTCCAACTGATATCGGAAACATTGTAAATGACTTTTTAGTAGCGCATTTCGAAAAAATTCTTGATTACGGATTTACTGCAAAAGTAGAAGCTCAGTTTGATGAGATTGCAGAAGGAAATGAGGAGTGGATTGGAATGATTAAAGATTTTTACAAAGGTTTTCATACCAATGTAAAAGATGTAGCAGAAAATGCCGATAGAGAAAGTGGAGAGCGAATTTTAGGAAAGCATCCAGAATCTGGAAAAACAGTTTTGGTTCGTTTAGGAAAATTTGGACCCTTGGCTCAAATTGGAGGTCCCGATGATGAAGAAAAAGAATTTGCTAGTTTGTTAAAAGAGCAAAACCTTGGAACAGTTACTTTAGATGAGGTTTTAGATTTGTTTCTATTACCTAAAAATTTAGGAGAATATAAAGGAGAAGAGGCCGTGGTTTCTAATGGACGTTTTGGTCCTTATATCAAGTATGGGGCAATGTATGTTTCTTTAGATAGAGGAGAAGATCCAATGTCTGTAGATTTTGACAGAGCTGTTGAGTTGATAGAAGCTAAGATTAAAGCCGATGCTCCAATTGCAGAGTATGAAAATCTACCTGTACAAAAAGGAGTTGGGCGTTTTGGACCTTTTATCAAGTGGAATAATATTTTTATCAACGTAAATAAAAAATACGATTTTGATAATTTAACTTATGATGATATTGTTGAATTAATTGAGGTTAAGAAACAAAAAGAAATTGATAAAGTTGTTCATAACTGGGAAGAAGAAGGAATTAGAGTAGAGAAAGCTCGTTGGGGAAGACACAATATTATTAAAGGAAAAACAAAAATTGAACTTGCCAAGACAATAGATGCACCTGCTCTTACGTTAGAAGAGGTAAAGGATATTATTGAAAAAAATGCTCCTAAGAAGAAAACAAGAGCAAAAAAAGCACCAGTTAAAAAAACAACCAAGAAAAAATAG
- the miaB gene encoding tRNA (N6-isopentenyl adenosine(37)-C2)-methylthiotransferase MiaB: protein MSRVTTEEKIIDANKQGHPLSTDFKEGNTKKLYIESYGCQMNMNDSEIVASILSETGYNTTLNLEEADLVMVNTCSIREKAEQTIRKRLQKYNAIKKINPNMKVGVLGCMAERLKSKFLEEEKIVDLVVGPDAYRDIPNLLEEVNEGRNAVNVILSKEETYADVSPVRLNSNGVSAFVTITRGCDNMCTFCVVPFTRGRERSRDPQSIISEIKDLQAKGYKEVTLLGQNVDSYLWYGGGLKKDFDKASDIAKATAVGFADLLKMVASTFPEMWVRFFTNNPQDMDINVLHTMVKYPNICRYLHLPVQSGSTTVLERMNRQHTREEYMELIDNIKTLLPDCAISQDMIVGFCGETEEEHKDTLSLMEYVNYDYGFMFAYSERPGTLAEKKFPDDVPAEDKKRRLQEVIDLQRKMSLANTEAYLGQTVVALIEGNSKKSDQHWMARNSQNYAIVFPKGDQKVGDFVKVKITDCTSATLLGEYVSHS, encoded by the coding sequence ATGAGTAGAGTTACAACAGAAGAAAAGATTATTGATGCTAATAAGCAAGGGCATCCGCTTTCTACTGACTTTAAAGAAGGTAACACCAAAAAACTTTATATAGAAAGTTATGGTTGCCAAATGAATATGAATGATAGTGAAATTGTTGCTTCTATTTTATCAGAAACAGGATACAACACTACTTTAAACTTAGAAGAAGCAGATCTTGTTATGGTCAATACTTGTTCTATTCGTGAAAAAGCAGAACAAACCATTCGTAAACGTTTGCAAAAATACAATGCTATCAAAAAAATTAATCCTAACATGAAAGTTGGTGTTTTGGGTTGTATGGCAGAGCGTTTAAAATCTAAATTTTTAGAAGAGGAAAAGATTGTAGATTTAGTAGTAGGTCCTGATGCATATAGAGACATCCCTAATCTTTTAGAAGAAGTAAACGAAGGTAGAAATGCTGTAAATGTTATTTTATCTAAAGAAGAAACTTATGCTGATGTTTCTCCAGTTCGTTTAAATTCTAATGGAGTATCTGCTTTTGTTACTATTACTCGTGGTTGTGATAACATGTGTACTTTTTGTGTAGTTCCTTTTACTCGTGGTAGAGAAAGATCTAGAGATCCACAAAGTATTATTTCTGAAATTAAGGATTTACAAGCCAAAGGATATAAAGAAGTGACCTTATTGGGTCAGAATGTAGACAGTTATCTTTGGTATGGTGGAGGACTTAAAAAAGATTTTGACAAAGCAAGCGATATTGCCAAAGCTACTGCTGTTGGATTTGCTGATTTGTTAAAAATGGTTGCTAGTACTTTTCCAGAAATGTGGGTAAGATTTTTTACCAACAACCCACAAGACATGGACATTAATGTACTTCACACCATGGTTAAATATCCTAATATTTGTAGATATTTACATTTACCTGTTCAATCTGGAAGCACTACTGTGTTAGAAAGAATGAACCGCCAGCACACTCGTGAAGAGTACATGGAATTAATTGACAACATTAAAACTTTATTGCCAGACTGTGCTATTTCTCAAGATATGATTGTTGGTTTTTGTGGTGAAACTGAAGAAGAACACAAAGACACCTTATCTTTAATGGAATACGTAAACTACGATTACGGATTTATGTTTGCTTATTCAGAAAGACCAGGAACATTGGCCGAGAAAAAATTCCCAGATGATGTACCTGCTGAAGATAAAAAGAGACGCTTACAAGAAGTAATTGATTTACAAAGAAAAATGAGTCTTGCCAACACTGAAGCTTATTTAGGACAAACAGTTGTTGCTTTAATAGAAGGAAATTCTAAAAAATCTGATCAACATTGGATGGCTAGAAACTCACAAAACTACGCTATTGTTTTCCCTAAAGGAGATCAAAAAGTAGGAGATTTTGTAAAAGTTAAAATTACAGATTGTACTTCGGCAACATTGTTAGGAGAATATGTAAGTCACTCATAA
- a CDS encoding sigma-54 interaction domain-containing protein has product MESVQVIKQRFGIIGNDPKLNRSIEKATRVAPTDISVLVAGESGVGKESIPKIIHQLSQRKHNNYIAVNCGAIPEGTIDSELFGHEKGAFTGATNTRKGYFEVANGGTIFLDEVGELPLTTQVRLLRVLENGEFIKVGSSEVQKTDVRIVAATNVKMVEAIKKGKFREDLYYRLSTVEIELPPLRNRNEDIHLLFRKFASDFAQKYKMPTVRLTDDAIDLLIRYHFPGNIRQLRNIAEQISVIEENRNIDANKLKQYLPNLSSSTLPMIIDENSNSYGEEKSGLLKMIYDLRAELNELKKVTLNIMHGSKVKESEAFLETSSTKTLAPSPSINNNSNLVSFHNDDDDLREDDDEEYYIETVEEDENLSLQDKEIEMIKKSLERNSNKRKLAAKELGISERTLYRKIKQYNL; this is encoded by the coding sequence ATGGAATCTGTTCAAGTAATTAAACAGCGTTTTGGAATTATAGGAAACGATCCCAAATTAAATAGATCTATAGAAAAAGCTACCCGTGTAGCCCCTACAGATATTTCTGTATTGGTTGCTGGAGAAAGTGGTGTAGGAAAAGAAAGCATCCCTAAAATTATCCATCAATTATCACAAAGAAAACACAATAATTATATTGCTGTAAACTGTGGTGCCATTCCAGAAGGAACTATTGATAGTGAATTGTTTGGACACGAAAAAGGAGCTTTTACCGGAGCTACCAACACTCGTAAAGGATATTTTGAAGTTGCCAATGGAGGAACCATTTTTTTAGATGAAGTTGGTGAACTCCCTTTAACTACTCAAGTAAGATTATTACGTGTTTTAGAAAATGGTGAATTTATTAAAGTTGGTTCTTCAGAGGTTCAAAAAACTGATGTTAGAATTGTAGCAGCAACCAATGTAAAAATGGTTGAAGCTATTAAAAAAGGAAAGTTTAGAGAAGATTTATACTATAGATTAAGTACGGTAGAAATTGAGCTTCCTCCTTTAAGAAACAGAAACGAAGACATCCACTTGTTGTTTAGAAAGTTTGCTTCTGATTTTGCTCAAAAATATAAAATGCCAACTGTCCGTTTAACCGATGATGCTATAGATTTATTAATTAGATACCATTTTCCGGGAAACATCAGACAATTGAGAAATATTGCTGAACAAATATCAGTAATAGAAGAAAACAGAAATATTGACGCTAATAAACTAAAACAATATTTACCTAATTTAAGCTCTTCAACACTTCCAATGATTATTGACGAAAACAGTAATTCTTATGGCGAAGAAAAATCAGGACTTTTAAAAATGATTTATGATTTAAGAGCTGAATTAAACGAGTTGAAAAAGGTAACTTTAAATATTATGCACGGAAGCAAAGTAAAAGAATCCGAGGCTTTTTTAGAAACCTCTTCTACCAAAACGCTTGCTCCAAGTCCTAGCATTAACAACAACTCAAATCTAGTTTCATTTCATAATGATGATGACGACCTTAGAGAAGATGATGACGAAGAGTACTATATAGAAACCGTAGAAGAAGATGAAAATCTATCTTTACAGGATAAAGAAATAGAAATGATTAAAAAATCTTTGGAGCGCAACAGCAACAAACGTAAGTTAGCAGCCAAAGAATTAGGAATTTCTGAAAGAACTTTATACCGAAAAATAAAACAATATAATTTATAA
- a CDS encoding LptE family protein, producing the protein MLKKILSKFILFTSLLTVISCGIYSFTGGDTGNAKTIQIDFFNNNANLVEPSLSQAFTLALQDFFITQTNLDLVKSSGDLQFEGEITRYTITPMTATADQTAAQNRLTLEVNVRFYNRTDEKKNFEKKFSHFYDYDANTILQGANLEAAYDEIFERITQNIFNASIANW; encoded by the coding sequence ATGTTAAAAAAAATCTTATCAAAATTTATTCTATTCACCTCTCTACTTACAGTTATTAGTTGTGGAATTTATAGTTTTACAGGAGGTGATACTGGTAATGCTAAAACCATTCAAATTGATTTTTTTAACAACAATGCCAACTTAGTAGAACCTAGTTTAAGTCAAGCATTTACATTGGCTTTACAAGATTTTTTCATCACTCAAACCAATTTAGATTTGGTAAAATCTAGCGGTGATTTACAGTTTGAAGGAGAAATTACCCGATACACCATTACCCCTATGACTGCTACTGCAGACCAAACAGCAGCACAAAACAGATTAACCCTAGAGGTTAACGTTCGTTTTTACAACAGAACAGATGAGAAAAAAAACTTTGAAAAAAAATTCAGCCACTTTTATGACTACGATGCCAACACCATTTTACAGGGTGCTAATCTAGAAGCGGCTTATGACGAAATTTTCGAAAGAATTACTCAAAATATTTTTAACGCATCTATAGCCAACTGGTAA